The Triticum urartu cultivar G1812 chromosome 6, Tu2.1, whole genome shotgun sequence genome includes the window CCTTTCATGTTTGTTTGCGTTTCATGATCATCACAATAAGAAGCAGACATAAAAAAATCATAACCAACAGTGCCAATACACATAGCGTCACCAAAAAGCACTATTCTCATCAAGTGTGCCATCATTTCAAACAGTATCATCTAAGGCAATTTCCTCTCTAAGATATTTAGCCACCTCCTTATCGTAAAAGACCATTAACTTTATCATAACACTGATCATCTTCATCACTTGAATTACAATACCACGCCTGTGGGACATTGTCATCGTATCGCATGTGTTCAAGAGGCGCTTGCCCGAGCCTTCTGTCACAGCCGAACAAATGGCCAGAGAGTCAAACACATCTCTTACATCATTTTGTCAAGGAGGTCAAAATCAATGCAGGTAACCAAACGCACTCTCTATTTTTCAAGTTTGTATATGAAAATGTAACCCGCACAAGTTGCACGGCGGGCATATTGCCTCAGATTCAGTTAAGTGAGGTTCGGTGCGTCTGGTTGATGTGCCAACGGTGTACCAACTAGATGATGCCCCGCGTGTTGTTGCGGAATGTTTTGCAATATTTCAATGAGGTTTAGGTTATATGGAACATGAATATTTGAAATAATAGTTTTTGAACTAATATAAGAATTAAATGTAAATAACATAACAGATGAAATTTTCCATGCATGCATACTTGCATGTTGAGGTGGGCATTTTTCTATGTATGTTGAATAATGAGATGACATGCTTGCATGGCGGGAGAAATATGTTAGTGGGAGCTgtctatttagatatagaagatctGATGATGCTAGTGTACGTGATTTAACAGCCATGAAATCTATCAATTTAGAGATCTGATTTATCTACGCTTCTACCCTGATGATAAACAATTGAAAGAAACTGGCAGTTTTTAGTTGAGCACACCAAAATGCTGCTGCAATTTTAAGAACAGTACAAGGCACGGGTTATCGCAAGTAACTTTCTCTCTTCAACAAGAGATTCAACAGTAGAAGACATGAACTTGATATATTTCATGGCAGTCTAATGTTTCATTTACCTCTCCAACCACAATTGAATTTACCTATTCAAACACATTGATGAAACGATGACCATCAAAAGGTTGCCCCTTAGCATCTTACCAAGATACAAAAATTAATATGATCCAGTCAACATGTTCAAATCAATATTAGTTATTGTGAAATCTCAGCTAGCTAGGTGCTACCAGTGAAACTACCACTACTCCACATTCAGACCATCCCACAGACAATGGGAACATATTTTAACCTGGTTAACCAGCAAAGCACTATTTTTGCGGCTTCTCAGCTCATGTATTTCACCAGTAGCCCTATGTTCTATTTCTTACTATCCTATTGTCTTGTCTTCTTTACAAAGATCTCCACAGCATCACTTCGGCCTTGTCATCATTTTCTAAGCTGCACACTCGAATGTGCATCCATATGTACACAACAAAATGATCAATAGTAGAAGCCCGAATTCTTCTGTCGGGGAGCGTCTTTGCAGAGAATTGACCTCACTTCCATGATGGACCTAGGCGGCTCCAGCTCCTTTGGCTGGAGTGTGTTGCCAAGCAACTGCTGCATCTGGGATGCAAATGTATCATCGAGCACCTGCAGTATTACAAGTTTATATGACCATAGCAGCAAAGAGGAGCAACCAACAACAGGAACTGTAAGAAAATGAACTTACCGACACTGCAACTCTCGCGCCTTTGTACCAGGCCTTGTTCTCTTTGCGGTTTTCCAGGAAACTCAAGACATCCTAAACCAAGGTTAGTTAGCAACTCATATGACACGAGGAGAAACAATGGTTCTATTGATCGTTCACTTACCTGCCCCATACGGTCCCAAAAGCCTCGGCATATGGCTACAAACACATGAACTTCTGAGACTTTGTGCACATGATTTATTGCCCCAATTAGCTGATCATTCAACTCCTGCATCCTGCCGCGGATATCTGACTCCAGGACCAATCCTTTTGAGTCTTGGATGATCTTCTTGAGCTTTGTGGTGCTCTGCATGCGGGTCTGCACATAAAAATAACAACATATTGTAACCAAAATGACCCGCACATTATCCAAGTGTAGTGACAGTAAAACTTCCCGCAAAACTGACAGTAAAGCTGAGTCTAGGACTAGATATAACCAAATTACTGCAGTTGCAAACAGTTTAAAAGGCTACCGGAACTTGCTACTATCAAAGCCTAATTCACCAATAGTATTCCTCAATGCAATTGCCAAATCTACGTAGCAACCCAGCATGACATGCCAATTAACGTTTGCAGTACATGATGATAACATCAAGTTGTAAATAATGGAAGCATGGTTTCAAGTTTGGCAAAAACACTCACATTCTCAGACAACTTCTCGACGACTGCTTGCATGTAGTTTCTGAATTTCGCCCTCAATGTTACTGTAACCTCACTAAGTCTTTCGCCGATGGCAGCTGAATTTCCTCCATGAGGTATACAGGAACTCCAGGACCTCAGATGGCTCTCGATCCGCGGCCGCAGAACATCCAATAGTCTTTTCATTGTGTTCAAGAGGATCCCTAGCTGTGAGCACATAGGGGTCAGACATCAAAATCTGAAATTCTAACAAATGTGAATGCACAAGAAAACTTACATCTTCAGGTACAACATAAGGGCACGTTGAATTGCGCTTTGCTAGCTTTTGTACATATTTGAGGCCAAATTTTTTGGGGGCGATACAATCTTTAAGTGGGGCCAAAATATCCACATACTGCTTTTCGAGGGAGTCGATTACCGCTTTCTCAATATCTGCAATAGCCTTTTTTGACAAAAATTCACAATAGCACAAGGTAAGTCAGATTTCCATTCTGATGCAAACAAGTCAATTAAAGGGTCTGCAAGTGAATCCACACATACATTCTCAAGAACAAATATGTATTCTGGCCATCGGCAAATGATAACCTCATACTCCGTCAATGTGTTCTTCAGTAAATCATACATCTCATCCACAAAAGGTGTCGTCATATGCTGAGTCCTAACTCCTGACCATTTAACCTGATAATCGGAAAAGATAGGATGAGACCCCAAAATATCAAAATACTGAAAAGCTGGTGCACCCATATATAGATATTGTGCAGTAATTAGTGCAGCAAATAATAAATTTTCAGAATATAAAGAGTGAAAACAGATCTGTTGTACAGTAACTAGTGCAGCAAATAATAAATTTTCAGAACTTAAGAAGTGAAAACAGATCTGTCTCAGTTATTATGTCACTCAAGTTAAATGAGACGTCAAAATTACAAACTCTGAAACAACTGCCTGGCAAGCGCGTTCATCTTCAGACAAGGCCCGCATTTGTGCATGTGCGTGCATGGGTGTACTAACAAAACTTTCAATATCACTAGTTAATCATCTATAAGTGGTTTTAGGTATTGAATCAGTTCACTACTGGAGAGATGTCCACACCCATAACCTTCATCTGATTGCTTGAGTTACTTTAGTTATTAACTCTTAGTGGTTCCACTAACAACCAAGCCAGTGTCATTTAAGACCCAACAAATGGAAATAGAAGAGAAAGAAATGGAGGACTCACAGTTGGCCACCAACATAATATTGGACATTAATCACTTATTAACCATTTATCATATAGAAATATGTGCCAACCATTTATCATATGATTTAACCAAAAGCAAACACAAGAGAAACATTTACCTTATCCAGTCTGCAATTTTCCAGCAGTGCTCTTCGTTTATCTTCAATCCATAATACAATGTACAAATGGAACAGCTCTTTTGCATCAACACCAGCTTTAATAGAACTGGGGATTAAAAAGTACATTAGTCTTGCATATACAAGACACAAGTGCAAGAACAGAGCCCAGTTAACAAGGATACTTACCAAATGTTCCAGCTGGCAAGATCCTTCTGAAAATCTGCAGTGGCGATCACCAAATCTGCAACCGGAGAAGAAGGGCCAGTAGGAGGGCACGCAACAAGGAATGAGCGTAGTCTATTTGAGAGCTCCACACTATAGATGGCGGCTGTCAAATTCGGGAGGTCGACAAAACTGTGGAAACAGAAGAATAAACAGAGATTAAAGCAAGGTAACAGAATCATTTTGTAGTGAATGCTTCTCATAGATCATACACAATGAACAGTTTCTAAAAGATGAACAGCAGGCCCGGAAACAATAAAGTACCTGGGAAGTATGTGATGGTTATGAATTTCAATGTCTGTAAATATTTCATTGCGTATATTATGGCACAATGATTTCATCTTCTGGTAAGCAGTTGTGAAGGTCACCATGTCCATCTTTATGCCTTCAGAATTTCCTGCCACAAATTCATCAGTTTCGAGCATGTGCCTCCGCGAGCGCTTCCTGGCAGCAGTCTGGATATAAATTAAAACTTAATAAGCATCAGCATCTAGAGATAAGGTTAACATACATATACAGAACAGTTGAAGAATGACCTGGAAGTAACCACAGAGTCTCAGTTGGGCCTCTGGAGATAGCACATCATGGAGAAGACTGTACAGCTTTATAGCCGGCTCCAGGGCTGACGCGGCCAATCCAGTTGGAGGCCTGAAGTCCTCCGCCAGTCCAGAGACCAGTGACTCATCAAGACACTTGTAATTCTCAAATACCATTGCTAAAGTTTGCTCGATTTGCTCCTCCACTTCCCCCAGTATTCGATTCTAATGAAGCAATCAGTCACATGTTCATGTTGAGATGTCAGGAGCAGGTAATGAAGAGGCTAAAGAGCGGGATGGATTTTATTGATTTCAGCTAACTAGATTAATTTTCTTGTAACATCGGAGAAACAATAGAATATTTACTCCAAACTTAAGAAATTTGTTAACTATCTTGTAAGATAAAAATACCGTTCAAGCCAAAAAAAACATCTTTTCATGGAAAAGGAGCGAGTACCTCTTGATGGCTCAATGTGGCAGAACCATGGCTCTTCATTAGTACTGGGAGCAAGAGCTCGTGAACCAGATTCAGCCAATCAGCGGTAGGGGTTGCAACATCCACAATATACGAGAGGTACCTTTAGGAAGAATGATAAATAGCAGCTCACTGAGGAGGGGCAAAAGTAATTTGAAAGAAGAGACAAACACTCGATGCAAACCCAAACAATCATAAGCAAGTATCACAAAAGCATTTCTAGCACACTCAAAGTCGCAACACCAAATATAGGGGCTGCAATCAACTATCTATCATGATGTAGCAGACAGACATGAGTATTTAAGGTAAGCTAAATCACACAGAACACAAAAATCATGCAAAAGGACTGAAACAGTAAATACTGAATACAAGTGATAATAAAGAGACCAAAAGAAGCTAGAAAGAGCTGGGACTACTGTAGCCAAGTACCTCAACTTAGTGTACGCATCTGAAACCCCATAGTATGACGCAAATTCTGTCAGCAACCATTTCCAAGAACCTTGCAAGACAAGATTCCGTTGCTGAATGTGTTGTGCCTTCATTGCAACTTCCAAAACAATATCGTATGCCACAGTCTCTGCGACAGAGCCATACTACAAGAACAAAGAAAGGTATGTTAAGAAATTGGTCAGCATGTCAAAAGCATGACGCATCCATTCACTCTATCATCAAGAAACATACACATCCAATAGTTCTTTAATGGTTGACATCCTAATAAATAGGATTCCCTGGTTACTTGTATTGAAATCGATAGTATTCCTCAGTACAAGGACATTCCGGAGAACCTTTTACTTCGCTGAGACAGATAATCTTAATCTTAATGCACTAAAACTAAAACTAGTGCTATAACTAACAAAAAAAAGGCAGCAGCACTATAGCCATGCATCAGTACCTTTGTGTTGTTTTCATCTGCAGCGGTTGTATATTGAACATATAGATGTATGCGGCCCACGAGTTCATGCTCTGGCTCCCGGTATATTGACCACCAACGAAGTTTGTCAGCCTGCACAAGAAAATTCAGAAGTTTTCTGGGGAACATCATCAATTGCGCTAAAAGGCACACAATTGGTACATGGTatatcaagaaacaccaagctaTGGAAAACTATAAAAACCTTTTTCTTTAAAGAACTTTCAAGCAAGTAACAACATGGCAAGGAAAATCTTACAGGTTCCTCTGCCATTGTAGCAACTTGAGCAACAACACGCCCACAGGGTTTTCCTTTGGTATCAGATACATCAATGATTAAATCATCTCCAAGGCTATCTGGAAAGCTGAAATGTAAACAGAAAGATATTCAGCTTGACACCAatttcataatatatatatactatgtcctcacaaaaaatatttTTCAACATATATATAGCACATTGATTGGGTCGCTACATCATCAGATACAAAGTTAACAGTGGCATATATGTTATTAAATAACATGCTATATAGCAATTTCTCTTTACGTACAAGACATGTGTTTCACCAGATCCTGGCTGCATTGGTACCACGTCGTCTTCAGGTGAACTTTTAAGCCTCAGTTTGCATGAGTATGTCTCTGAGGCAAGAATATGGTGAGGTCAATTCAAGAGGCTGCAGGTCATGAAAGAAATAAAGCATATTTACCTTGTTGTATTTCATCGGCTGAACTGCTGCGCAAGGTAGTCACACCAACTTTTAGCAGACCAGATACCTGCTTTATATATTGAGCACTTGCTTGCATGTATGCTAAGCTATGCTTCGAGAAGGAACTATTAGGAGGCACATGTGTTGCTACTTGAACTCTCCTAACTGACTCCCACCCAGATGTGATTGATGATTGTACGTTGGACAAGCGGTGCCGAACTGAATCAAATTTCACCACTGGCAATGATGAAAAATTGCAACCAGAAGGCATGTCTACAGACATGCGAACTTTGCGAACTGCAATTGAAATCACATTATGTTACCATTTAACATCTTGGCAATTTCTGAGAGTAGTTTGCAGAGCATGTAAAGAGAACTCCTAATAGCTAGAATGATCTGCGGCTCTATTAGAAGTCCTCACAAACAGCAAGTTGAAAAAGGGAAAGATTTGGCCTGCATTTGGGAAGTGTGTACCTTGAACCTTCATTTTTCCaattgttttcttgggttttgatGCAGCTCCTTCCGTAACTCGTTCTGATGCCTGTTTTGTCATGAGTTCCTCCTCCGATCGCAGCAGCACATCTTGCAAGCTGAATGAAACATGCAAAAATATCAATTTACCTAGGATTATAATTATTGACGGATTATATTCATATTTGGTGCATTAAGTTTTCACTGCAACATGTAAAAAGATAGTACATTGACCAGCATGAACAAGTAACAAATGAATGATATGCTTACAAAGTACAGATAGGTACTCCCTCTGTaccaaaatataagacgtttttaaACACTAAAAATCGTCTTATATTTTAgtacggagggagtatttcacTCCACCTTAGAGTAAGTCGAGAGGTTTTGAAGCGCTCAAGGAGGAGATACTGGTGTGTTTACTTAATGGCATTGTGAGTTTGCGACAGTTCTTTTTTGAGTGATGATACTCAGCAACAAGACACTGATAAAATATGCTGTTCTTGGAAATTTTGCAAGATCTTAGATTAGAACACATGAAAAGTTGAATGATTGGTGTTTACGGAGGAAGAAGCTATTTTGGCTGATTCTATGTCTCTTAATATTTACAATTTGCATCAACAGAGGGGCACTGAGCTTTCAATGGAACAAAAAAGAAATTGCGGGTAATCAATGGAACAAATTGACTTAAGTTCAAGCATGTCTTTTGCTTCCAGAACAGATTGAATATATTGTCATCAGAAGAACGGGTGACGATAGTTGCAATAGACTGATGAGACATGCTAGGATCAGACAAGATCCCCAGAGGCGCAGTAGCTAAGAGAAGGTGCCCCCATGAAGGCCAGATGGATTAGGCTAAAGTTCAGAACAGGTTGGATTCAAACTTCTTCTAGCTTTGTGTATCCAGTTCAACTTTATCCTTAACTAAAATAGCTATTGTGCATAATAACTATACGCATTTCCACAATCGCTCATGGTAATTAAAATCGGTAAGAAAAGTGCAGCTAGAATATTTCATGACATCTTTCCAGTTGATTGTTACGAGCATGAAATAATTCAACCATAACTCACCTAAATGTGTCTCTCAATAATGTGCATTCATTTTCCAGAAAAAACGGAGCTTCCATACAGCCTCTAGCCCATGCATGAAGACACAGGCGAACACAAGCATCATATGCAAGCACAGAATACCAGGGACCTTGCAAACTGTTTTTTTTAATGGAACAGGTTAGTAGAGAAATATGGAACAGTAAACAAATTTTTATTTAAATGTGTGCTCTACATACCTGGCATGAAACGTGGGGACTCGAAGAGGAATTGAACTAGATGGTCTGCTGGTGTGCCTTCCATTCAAAGCGCTGCTACATGGTAGAACAAATAGTCAGAACGACATGCCAGCAGAAGAAATACAATTGATTCCTGAATAATGGTTTGATCGAGCATCCAGTATTACGAAAGCTACCTATCAGTTTTTTCGGGTAAGTCAGCTCCCACAATACCATCACCATGGTCCTCCTTTTTGACAGTTGAACCATCCGATGCACTTGCTTTTGCACAAGTTCTGGTATCACTTTGAGGAGCTGGTGAAGTTTCCTGACTATAACCATGTATTGGTGGGGCACTCGGGACATCAGATGAACCATCCTGCACACAACCCATTCGATTCATCAGCAAAATCTACTCAATTATGTAAGAACGGTATCATAACATCACATGTATTCTAGAAAGCATGGCAATAGATGACCCTTGCAGCCTATGGGCCCAAATGACCCAGAGAAAAGAATCAATTTTTGGCAGCAATTTTGGGTCCTAGGTTACATCATGGATTAGAACCAATGACAAATACGATTATGATGCAGTTGCGGAATTGAATTTTTTCTTGCATTTTCCAAAGGAGAGTGAATATCCAGATCACAATTGTAAAGCAAAATCGAGCTTCTCCTAATAATTGAGGGGAAAAAGATCGGCCAGATCATTATCCAAGTGGACTAAATGCAGAAGCATGTCATCCTTAAGCAGATACCAACAAACAGCTTGTGTATCTTAACAGTAGTATCTGGAGAAGGTTTGTTCATTGAGCAGAATATTTGTTGCAATATCGCTATGTCGAGCAATTACAATGCATTGCCTAGTGCAAGTGCAAAGATTATCCATTCGGCCACATTATTGTACCAAGTACGAACAATTGTGAAATCAGAAAAAATGTCAGAACTATCATATGCAGCCGAGGAGTGGAACTAGTGCTATTCGCCCATTTGATATGGCAGAGAATGAAGCAGGACTAAAGAAAATGATAACAGTTCATCAATTAGCACAGAAAAAACTAACCATTTTAGGAGAAGATTTGTCATCGCCTCGAGCAGGAACATGAGCAGAATAGTGTTCTGGCTGGTAAGCTCTCGAGTTTGAAGGCTGAGCTGCCGTACGAGCCGCCTTAGGAACCGCATTGCTCGCTTCTCTCCGGACTGGACCGGTATGAGAGTACTCAGATGCGTACCCACCCTTGGAGGCCACGCCATTGTTCCGCCCCGACACCTGGCTTGAGAACTCGGAGCTGCCCGCAGAGTCCGAGTACTCCTCCTCCTCGACGTACGCAGCAGCGCGCGCCTGTGGCCGCCGCGCCTGCTGCGGCTTCCCCCTTGGGAGCGCCGTGTCTCTGGAAGAGCTCAGATCCGAGTAGCCGTCGCTGGAGTAGTAGTTCTGCTGCCCGGGCACGTTGGCGTACCGGTACAGGGGCACGGCGGTGCGGCGGGGGACCTCGTCGCGGTGGCGGGGCGAGGAGTCGACCGAGTACCTGCCGCCGCTGCAGACCTCGACCTCCTCGGCGTCGGAGGACTCGTCCATGTCGGAGGCCGTGGAGGCGCTCCCGTTGTCGGTGGGGCGCAGCGGCACGGACGCGCGCGGCAGGTGCCCGCTCCTGTACTTCTCCGGCGGCGGCATGCCGAGGCCGAGGCCGCCCGCGCCGCGCGCGGCCCGGAGCGCGTCCATGCGGCCGTGGCTGTGCAGCGCCCCCGCCCCCGCGCCCGCGCCCTGGCCCTGCCACATTCGCACCAACCAACCGGCACTGATGAGAGACGGGGAGCCCCAGCAGCTCCGGAACAACAACGGGCTCACTCAACCCCAGCTAGGGTTCAGTTCAGCCGAGGAAACCCGccgcggcggcgaggaggaggaggaggaggagaccaagGAGAGCGCTCACCTCGCGCACCCACTTGAGCGCGTCCCGATCCAGCCCCTCCGTGAACATCATCGCCGGCATGCAAATCCCCGGCCGCCCTGCCGCACGCACCGCCACCAAATCCGCACACGGAATCAGCAAAACTCCCACCCAAATGCCGCGCCCGTGAATCCCGGCAAACGGAACAAAAAAAAACTCCCCAAAATGTCGAAACGGGATCCGGGAGCCGAAACGAAAACCGCCCGCAGCTTACCCGGTACGCCACCAAATCGTCGGCGCGGGCTCGGCGGCGGCCGCTCCTCCCTCCTGCCCCGCCCGGGGTTTGAATTCGCTGGGAGGCAACAGCTTCCAATTCGGCGCAGCAGCGGGAGTGCGAGTGCGAGAGGAGGAAGGCGACAGCGATGGGAGCGTGGAGCGGCAGCGGCGAGTGGTGGGGGAGAAAGAAAGGTCTGGGAGGggaagggggagcaaagcaaagGGACAAAGaggagtttatttatttatttagtgGCGAGGGAGAAA containing:
- the LOC125514691 gene encoding uncharacterized protein LOC125514691 isoform X2; protein product: MPAMMFTEGLDRDALKWVREGQGAGAGAGALHSHGRMDALRAARGAGGLGLGMPPPEKYRSGHLPRASVPLRPTDNGSASTASDMDESSDAEEVEVCSGGRYSVDSSPRHRDEVPRRTAVPLYRYANVPGQQNYYSSDGYSDLSSSRDTALPRGKPQQARRPQARAAAYVEEEEYSDSAGSSEFSSQVSGRNNGVASKGGYASEYSHTGPVRREASNAVPKAARTAAQPSNSRAYQPEHYSAHVPARGDDKSSPKMDGSSDVPSAPPIHGYSQETSPAPQSDTRTCAKASASDGSTVKKEDHGDGIVGADLPEKTDSALNGRHTSRPSSSIPLRVPTFHASLQGPWYSVLAYDACVRLCLHAWARGCMEAPFFLENECTLLRDTFSLQDVLLRSEEELMTKQASERVTEGAASKPKKTIGKMKVQVRKVRMSVDMPSGCNFSSLPVVKFDSVRHRLSNVQSSITSGWESVRRVQVATHVPPNSSFSKHSLAYMQASAQYIKQVSGLLKVGVTTLRSSSADEIQQETYSCKLRLKSSPEDDVVPMQPGSGETHVFFPDSLGDDLIIDVSDTKGKPCGRVVAQVATMAEEPADKLRWWSIYREPEHELVGRIHLYVQYTTAADENNTKYGSVAETVAYDIVLEVAMKAQHIQQRNLVLQGSWKWLLTEFASYYGVSDAYTKLRYLSYIVDVATPTADWLNLVHELLLPVLMKSHGSATLSHQENRILGEVEEQIEQTLAMVFENYKCLDESLVSGLAEDFRPPTGLAASALEPAIKLYSLLHDVLSPEAQLRLCGYFQTAARKRSRRHMLETDEFVAGNSEGIKMDMVTFTTAYQKMKSLCHNIRNEIFTDIEIHNHHILPSFVDLPNLTAAIYSVELSNRLRSFLVACPPTGPSSPVADLVIATADFQKDLASWNICSIKAGVDAKELFHLYIVLWIEDKRRALLENCRLDKVKWSGVRTQHMTTPFVDEMYDLLKNTLTEYEVIICRWPEYIFVLENAIADIEKAVIDSLEKQYVDILAPLKDCIAPKKFGLKYVQKLAKRNSTCPYVVPEDLGILLNTMKRLLDVLRPRIESHLRSWSSCIPHGGNSAAIGERLSEVTVTLRAKFRNYMQAVVEKLSENTRMQSTTKLKKIIQDSKGLVLESDIRGRMQELNDQLIGAINHVHKVSEVHVFVAICRGFWDRMGQDVLSFLENRKENKAWYKGARVAVSVLDDTFASQMQQLLGNTLQPKELEPPRSIMEVRSILCKDAPRQKNSGFYY
- the LOC125514691 gene encoding uncharacterized protein LOC125514691 isoform X1 encodes the protein MPAMMFTEGLDRDALKWVREGQGAGAGAGALHSHGRMDALRAARGAGGLGLGMPPPEKYRSGHLPRASVPLRPTDNGSASTASDMDESSDAEEVEVCSGGRYSVDSSPRHRDEVPRRTAVPLYRYANVPGQQNYYSSDGYSDLSSSRDTALPRGKPQQARRPQARAAAYVEEEEYSDSAGSSEFSSQVSGRNNGVASKGGYASEYSHTGPVRREASNAVPKAARTAAQPSNSRAYQPEHYSAHVPARGDDKSSPKMDGSSDVPSAPPIHGYSQETSPAPQSDTRTCAKASASDGSTVKKEDHGDGIVGADLPEKTDSSALNGRHTSRPSSSIPLRVPTFHASLQGPWYSVLAYDACVRLCLHAWARGCMEAPFFLENECTLLRDTFSLQDVLLRSEEELMTKQASERVTEGAASKPKKTIGKMKVQVRKVRMSVDMPSGCNFSSLPVVKFDSVRHRLSNVQSSITSGWESVRRVQVATHVPPNSSFSKHSLAYMQASAQYIKQVSGLLKVGVTTLRSSSADEIQQETYSCKLRLKSSPEDDVVPMQPGSGETHVFFPDSLGDDLIIDVSDTKGKPCGRVVAQVATMAEEPADKLRWWSIYREPEHELVGRIHLYVQYTTAADENNTKYGSVAETVAYDIVLEVAMKAQHIQQRNLVLQGSWKWLLTEFASYYGVSDAYTKLRYLSYIVDVATPTADWLNLVHELLLPVLMKSHGSATLSHQENRILGEVEEQIEQTLAMVFENYKCLDESLVSGLAEDFRPPTGLAASALEPAIKLYSLLHDVLSPEAQLRLCGYFQTAARKRSRRHMLETDEFVAGNSEGIKMDMVTFTTAYQKMKSLCHNIRNEIFTDIEIHNHHILPSFVDLPNLTAAIYSVELSNRLRSFLVACPPTGPSSPVADLVIATADFQKDLASWNICSIKAGVDAKELFHLYIVLWIEDKRRALLENCRLDKVKWSGVRTQHMTTPFVDEMYDLLKNTLTEYEVIICRWPEYIFVLENAIADIEKAVIDSLEKQYVDILAPLKDCIAPKKFGLKYVQKLAKRNSTCPYVVPEDLGILLNTMKRLLDVLRPRIESHLRSWSSCIPHGGNSAAIGERLSEVTVTLRAKFRNYMQAVVEKLSENTRMQSTTKLKKIIQDSKGLVLESDIRGRMQELNDQLIGAINHVHKVSEVHVFVAICRGFWDRMGQDVLSFLENRKENKAWYKGARVAVSVLDDTFASQMQQLLGNTLQPKELEPPRSIMEVRSILCKDAPRQKNSGFYY